The sequence TGTTTCATCTTATCGCATTGACTATGCAAATAAGACTGTAAATAGCATGCTATATCTTTATTTAGGATGACCTTCTTAACAAAAACATATTGTACGTGGCAAAAGTccatatttacattttgttataaattatgcaaatgaagtgaCATAATCTATGTATCGCGGTGCACACCTTTCACTAACATATGACACAAGTAGTAATCTCCACCAATTACCTCAAAGGAATAAATGCTTTcacatcaattatacaaattagactCTTATGTGAACAATTAGTATCTGTTAATGTTTCACCTGCCACTAAATATGTACTTTACGTATGTAAATTCCGATCATTGAAAACACTGAAATTACAATTTtttctcattagttatgcaaatcagtcctGATTAGAGTTATACAGATcagtcctgatttgcataatctgtaTGTCATTATCTCTATCTAAACTACCTGCATATTGAATACCATGTAAATCTGTACTTCTTTTGTTTAGTTATGCACGTTAGATATTAGACAAAAACGcaaaaaataaaggaaatatgTCAAACATGTGACACGGTCCTATAATTTCCTAAGCTTTCTTTCAGGTTGCATCAGAGCAATTCCTTAGTAACACTGATTTCTCCGTATGTTTTTGCGCAGTTCATAACAAGTGCAGTTTTCTCCGCCCTGTCACTGTGGCAATGCCGTCAGACCACCGAAGAGCTGAGGGAGGTTAAAGACAAACTATCGAGCGACTACGACAGGAAACTCACCAACATCAAGTCCAGGCTGGACAAAGCTGACAGGGATTTTCGAAGTATTTTGGACAAATTTGAACAGGTAAAATATCTGCCCATACCGATATGGAGTCTgataagttactagtatatactatGAATGTTACATACTATATAAGATATGTTATTGTCCACAGGAGGACCAGACAGATCCCATCATGCTCCTGGACGTCAACATGCTGACCTCTGATCTACGGAATATTAGTCATGACCTTGAATTGCTCCGAAATGACGTCAACAAGGATCGACGTGACGTATGTGGCAGGCGGAATAAGCACCTGATAGCCATGATTCCATGGTACTCTGCTTGTAATACAGTAATATATGTTGAATTTGGTAAACACAAAATTCACATTGAATGAGAGATGTAAAAAATCACGTAAACTCATTATTGTTCGCGGAAATTTTAGTTCGCGGTAAGAGTGGGCATGACGATTTCGCGGTGATGTTTGCCGTGAAAACAATGCAGTCGCATGAAATCACATATATTCGCGTATTCGATGATTTTGCGGAGAGACGGGGGCCAAGACCGGCACCGTCAAAATAAATTACAAGCGATCTTGATTAGTAGTCTTGCAGTACTATTAAACgtaaataaagaaatactattTTACTACATCTGAatctaaaatttacatgcttcttctctttTCTTATAAAACACGAATATTTCAGGAGATAAAATGCTGGAAAATGCTCGTTTCTCATTGCAGTGCAGTTGGAGTAGCTGGGGCGGCAGCGAACCTGCCCCTGGCGTTCGCTGCCGGGGTTACAGCCGGTTACAAAGCTCTGGCTGTGGCGGGAGTCGTGTTGAACGGCGGGGCGTTAGCCGGGAATGCCTACTGCGCCAAGAAGTGTCAAGACACCATCTCTCTCATAGACGACAGGCTGGGCGCCATAGCGGAGTACGAAGACAGGTTggatatatttatatttcagccataccataggtatggtgaaatatattgtattcgtaatgtttctttctttctttctcctgtcaaatcttcagaacacggtatctccgttgttcctcaaccgaatgacttgaaatttggcacaagggtagagtgggccaataccctcgggcgtttttttcattttttccatatctgtctcttaaatgattttattaaggttttttggtcatcttaagaccaaaactgtatatttgggccccctgtaccctggtattataaccgaatgagctgaaatttggcacagatgtgccttgataagtcccccatatagattcaatatcagttttggtgtacagtacaacaaaatgcttatttttgcgattttttgaccaatttttgaccaaaaaaggacacttttggcccctgtaccctggtattacaaccaaatgagctgaaatttgacagagatgtgccttgataatgcccccatataaatttaagaacacttttggtgtacagtacaacaaaatgcttatttttgcgattttttgaccaatttttgaccaaaaaaggacacttttggctcctgtaccttagtattgcaaccgaatgagctgaaatttgacacagatgtgccttgataatcccttcatataaattcaataacacttttggtgtacagtgcaacaaaatgcttatttttgcgatttttggccaatttttgaccaaaaaaggacacttttggctcctgtaccctggtattacaattaaatgacctgaaatttggtatagataggcattagatacttggtaacaagattcaagtaaattttttgacataaacaactttaaaatgattaattttggcacttttctgaggggaaatttgttttcttttggcctcctgacgtgaccttccgtgaccccgcacagagccacacctgtgcgcgtcagccggagagttaattgaatcaaagacctagccaatcagcgaagaggaggccaaaggctaattaatattcataagcggggcctcatgatcccgtatatagcagtgttcccgccagggggagcaaagcccgcctaaggctctcgcattttagactattcagaaggctttatattgtatcagttcttaggggcatatctatgataatcgcagcagtcacttaacttctcttcaggagtttagcgtaacactgtttcaggtcaaaccgtcaaaggcaactaaaaacaaactttaacgttactgagttcaacagtacttataacttgttatccgaagttgaaacgctagcgatggtattttcgctgcgctgttagctccgtgcgactgttgttgacggtcttataacggtatattttgcacccctgtaccctggtatgagtaacatttggtatagataggcataatatagttggtaaaatgatccaagtaaaatttttggcataaagtactgtaaaaggcttaattacagcacttttttttaggggaaattggttttctttcgttctccatgccgtgacctttcggacgttcaccccacagagccgacatctgcacctgcgtctagccggcaggaagagttaattcaattaatggttcagccaatcagcgaaggctaattaatattcataagcgggaccacacaatacgttaacttgaagactcaggccgtacagacttctcgtcaggattttttcaaagcgtcggacaggggtccgggggccgccgaatgtccctggcggggtccaggggcagggccactgtgggggggacccaggtgggcgaagcccccccggaagctcttgcattttaggctattgagaaggcttcttttatcagtttttttagggccatatctacgataatcgtagcagtcacttacttctcttcagcagtttgactttaaaatatttcgggtcaaagcttcaaagacaactaaaacctcataaacaacaaactttacttagctcaacagtatacaaaaatattgtacgggttgccatccttagttgaagcgcttatttatagcgctagtatcttcgctgcgccgttagccgccgtgcgacttttgttgacggtctgatatccctacgtcgccgcctcgctgatattcccacggacatgtttcaaaaaaaatacccagcaaaaaacgctgttctgcgtcaaattctattctataaaactcagtgttacagtctaaatattttgtagaagcaccgctgtaggaaagaaggtccaagcaatgtaaaacatcacgtagcatgaagttcgctgtcaactggcacacagcacatgactgtttgaaactctaagtctaatcaacagccgtgtttgattgatagccggcggtcctatgatgaagtcgtcgaaaggtgcgttagttagaaaatctgcgtttagttttgatacgtaattataagttagacagtggcgagaatgattattttctcatcaatatttctcttcagaattatttgaacttaattgtacatctaaacaattggcttacctgtgcaatgtttatatgattaatgatcagtgtactgaaatcatgtgtaacgtacggctcctagtcaatagatcagcattttctctatagtgaccacctgtctatagtggccacatttcctagtgctgttgttgtttggcataaactttgaacatttaaattgtaagtaactttaaactgccagagtttcagcccaataaaacactctcagcgccagggtataaacagactgaccagatagacgaaaataaatcctcgaacaaggttcaatcgtatcttccgggtctggcaggaagttgttaaactaaaataagaataggctcgatggttgattgcatacaaagtaaaacagtttaacagttttacagcttgaagaaaacaaacgctcctacagtacctgcacctgcttgataattattaaatcgtatgccctacttgaataaaaaaagttcattgcaataataaatgtacccacatcacaaggagcttatacttttttaaacttacacctagttatcgtactgaaaattgttaatgacattacatgaagtcattcaacaattttcagtcatgatgaaaattttctgaatagaaggtgtgattattgtcattttctgaaaaatagaagcaagctctgtttttacctggagtcaattcacaataccagtccactttgggggataatgtactgttaagaggatgttccatttttgcgcaggggtgatttggaacagtccaatgttgcgtgggaaggggtatggctgaaatatgctgtatttgctcttaagcaaatgtcggcctttctagtctatTTCCAAGTGCTATCGCGGGTTTCGCATGAACATACTCCAAACTGGATACTGAACAGGGGTACGGTGTTTTGATGATTAAGATATTTTTGATGGTCCAATCGACCACATGATACCAACACGTTTCGCTGTAAGATGACGAATAGCTCCAACTCTAACCACAACTCGAACCCTAGTTCCAACCCAACCCTAACTCTACTTCTAACGACTTCACCCTTGCCCTTGCCATAAACACAACTTTCACAATAAAAGTTTAGTTATACGTAGTGATTTGTGGAAACTTAAATTTACAAACCAATTGAATTTCATAAGTGATAGCAAACGCCTTGGCAACAAAATCTACTGATATCCACTGCAAGTTTTGTTTTAGCTCCAATATAAGGTGTTGgtattgtctttttttcactAAAACAGTATTATGAATTCCCGTGATTTGTCTGCATCTTTAGGGTGACAAAGGCCTTGGAACGTGTCCATGAGCTGCAGCAGGACATGGAACAGCACGCGCGGCAGCAGGAGAGAGCCCACCGCAGAACAACCAGGCGGAACGCCCCTTGGATCATTGCATAAAATATGCCACCATATTCCCTTGTTTCTTGGCAAATATAAATTCGCCAGTCTCTGAGGCGTGTTTGATATGTATTTGAAAGATCAACAACAGAAGTACTGGTAGAGCACTAGAAAATGTCTTTATTCAAAGTTAGCCGATATGTAGTTTTTTCCAAGTTTACTGTTACTTTTAATTATTTCATCATCGACTTCTGTTGTCTACAGGTattccaagcatataattataaagaaaatgaaatgagtaaagcatttgtctgcagacatcattctacataacaaacctggtttatttggcaaaggtatgtgttcgtggaactctagttgtatttGTGGAAAGCAGCAAAGGGCAAATCATCACATTCCATGTAGTTTCATGTAATTTACATGAAGCCATTTTTGTGACGAAATTCTTTAGGGACATCCAAGCGAATGTCTGTGTAGACAGATGCTAAAACTCAAACATGGCCTTGGAGATTTCTCCCTTCTTGAGCTGCGCGATGGCCTCCTGGTACTCCTGCAGACGGAACATCTTAATGCCCAGTCGGGAGAAGTCCTTCAGGTAGCTTCCCGCCATGCCTCGCGCCAGCCCCTCCACTGTGTTGACCATGGTGAAGGGGTTGATGAGACAACCCACGATCTTCAACTCTTTCGAAAAGATCTCAAACGGGGAGATGGAGATTTTCTCCTTGGGAGGGCAGCAGCCGAACTGGACGAAGGTGGCTCCGCTACGGAGCCAGGAG comes from Branchiostoma floridae strain S238N-H82 chromosome 2, Bfl_VNyyK, whole genome shotgun sequence and encodes:
- the LOC118409408 gene encoding uncharacterized protein LOC118409408, with the protein product MEVAIHRWVTNPGAHASEIKEFLRTLPRLIKDDIKAIGNYCCALEIASGLTIGELLAHLCDTAMAVRRVRHTRVFCAATTNLLQRMWGMTPVSKETVMCFFQDVDFAAVVGEDRSAALLAECLDMAPDAGWQTMCQEIVDIRRQFMSTVIRNQFITSAVFSALSLWQCRQTTEELREVKDKLSSDYDRKLTNIKSRLDKADRDFRSILDKFEQEDQTDPIMLLDVNMLTSDLRNISHDLELLRNDVNKDRRDVCGRRNKHLIAMIPCAVGVAGAAANLPLAFAAGVTAGYKALAVAGVVLNGGALAGNAYCAKKCQDTISLIDDRLGAIAEYEDRVTKALERVHELQQDMEQHARQQERAHRRTTRRNAPWIIA